In a single window of the Drosophila miranda strain MSH22 chromosome XL, D.miranda_PacBio2.1, whole genome shotgun sequence genome:
- the LOC108164775 gene encoding serine protease SP24D: MSLRSPAFLLLMTCIAGGIRGQDLDDGASPRIVGGTRAVAGQFPHQISLRHNKRFTCGGSILSSSYVLTAAHCVKSGKNVTPASQLSIRAGSLRLSSGGVLVNVAQVIVHPQYGGSGYDVAVLRLASPLKFSSYIKAISLATSDPPNNSIVDISGWGAIFQNGPVSDELLYAHVRALARDTCQQRYYGSLSDTTMCLLHEAEKGACHGDSGGPATYGGNLVGVASFVLGGCGRSAPDGYERVSVLRPWIRQNARL, from the exons ATGTCTTTACGAAGCCCCGCATTTCTCCTCCTGATGACCTGCATCGCCGGCGGCATCCGCGGCCAAGATCTGGACGATGGAGCCTCGCCCCGCATCGTCGGCGGCACTCGGGCCGTGGCGGGGCAGTTCCCCCACCAGATCTCGCTGCGGCATAACAAGCGATTCACCTGCGGTGGCTCCATCCTGTCCTCCAGCTACGTCCTGACGGCCGCCCACTGCGTCAAGTCGGGGAAGAATGT AACTCCCGCCTCACAGCTGAGCATTCGGGCCGGCAGTCTGCGCCTCTCCAGCGGGGGAGTGCTCGTGAATGTGGCCCAGGTGATTGTGCATCCCCAGTACGGCGGCTCGGGCTATGATGTGGCTGTGCTCCGCTTGGCATCCCCTCTGAAGTTCAGCTCCTATATAAAGGCCATCTCCCTGGCGACCAGTGATCCGCCCAACAATTCCATTGTGGACATCTCCGGGTGGGGGGCCATCTTCCAGAACGGGCCCGTTTCGGATGAGCTCCTCTATGCCCATGTGCGCGCACTCGCCCGCGACACGTGCCAGCAGAGGTACTACGGATCTCTATCAGACACGACCATGTGCCTGCTGCATGAGGCCGAGAAGGGGGCCTGCCACGGCGACTCCGGCGGTCCTGCCACCTACGGCGGCAACCTGGTGGGCGTGGCCAGCTTTGTCCTGGGCGGCTGCGGGCGCTCGGCCCCCGACGGCTACGAGCGCGTCTCTGTGCTGCGGCCATGGATACGACAGAACGCCAGACTCTAG
- the LOC108164777 gene encoding chymotrypsin-1, producing the protein MIQSSGLVVALLCLSVLLGGCQAGLKSRILGGDEAGPTDTPYAASLRVDNAHVCGASIVSATKLVTTAHCLYRDGKLIETSRLTCRVGSTNQYAGGKVVYVESVTVHPDFYQLQNNVAVITLTSALAFTDRIMAVELASGDDDLPAEGSLISVAGWGRTVEGSNSYKIRELTLSVAEEAVCLDAYSAHDKTSFCLAHELKHGTCHGDGGSGAVYNDKLIGLTNFVVGACGSRYPDVFVRVSSFYEWLQPLIA; encoded by the exons atgattCAATCAAGTGGCCTTGTGGTAGCCCTGCTCTGCCTTTCTGTACTCCTAGGAGGCTGCCAGGCAGGCCTCAAGAGCCGCATCTTGGGCGGAGACGAGGCCGGCCCCACCGACACTCCCTATGCCGCCTCTCTGCGGGTGGACAATGCGCATGTGTGCGGCGCAAGCATCGTGTCCGCGACAAAATTGGTCACCACCGCCCACTGTCTGTACCGCGATGGAAAGCT GATCGAAACCAGCCGCCTGACGTGCCGCGTGGGCAGCACCAATCAGTATGCCGGTGGAAAGGTTGTCTACGTCGAGTCGGTCACCGTGCACCCGGACTTCTACCAGCTGCAGAACAATGTGGCCGTGATCACCCTCACCTCCGCTCTGGCCTTTACCGACCGCATCATGGCCGTGGAGCTTGCCAGCGGCGATGATGACTTGCCCGCGGAGGGCTCCCTCATCAGCGTCGCCGGCTGGGGCCGCACCGTGGAGGGCAGCAACTCCTACAAGATCCGCGAGCTCACGCTCTCCGTCGCCGAGGAGGCGGTCTGCCTGGACGCCTACAGCGCCCACGACAAGACCAGCTTCTGCCTGGCCCACGAGCTCAAGCATGGCACCTGCCACGGCGACGGGGGCAGTGGAGCCGTCTACAACGACAAGCTTATTGGATTGACCAACTTTGTGGTGGGTGCCTGCGGCTCCCGCTATCCGGACGTGTTCGTGCGGGTGTCCAGCTTCTACGAGTGGCTGCAGCCGCTGATCGCCTAG